In Leptospira ellinghausenii, the following proteins share a genomic window:
- a CDS encoding OmpA family protein, which yields MFRKLLFTVLSLSFTYCQTTTKPEWMESETFQRFCGCVHIDESKPSEHLGSLPVGSLDKFGTSDYLEKLYKGLRSDFEHTGTPFEEVGGSLVAKGVELKRIEDDEKRLRELLIIIDGDVAFPSGKSTLTPKAKELIAKVGDAMEAYPETNCRIGGHTDSVGAFSMNLKLSKERSQSVKKELKLVHKIAEERFKEVDGYADLHKIVDTMLAEKKNRRTEIYVGTVRIVY from the coding sequence ATGTTTAGAAAATTATTGTTCACAGTTCTTTCGTTATCCTTTACCTATTGCCAGACGACCACCAAACCAGAATGGATGGAATCAGAGACCTTCCAAAGATTTTGTGGCTGTGTTCATATTGATGAATCAAAACCCAGTGAACATTTGGGAAGTTTACCTGTTGGTTCCCTCGATAAATTTGGAACTTCTGATTATTTAGAGAAATTATACAAGGGACTACGAAGTGATTTTGAACATACAGGTACACCTTTTGAAGAAGTGGGTGGAAGTTTGGTTGCCAAAGGTGTCGAACTCAAACGAATCGAAGACGATGAAAAAAGACTTCGTGAACTTCTCATCATCATTGACGGGGACGTTGCTTTCCCATCAGGAAAATCTACGTTAACACCCAAAGCAAAGGAACTCATCGCAAAAGTAGGAGACGCCATGGAAGCTTATCCAGAAACCAATTGCCGGATTGGTGGTCACACAGATAGTGTTGGGGCATTTTCCATGAATTTAAAACTCAGTAAAGAAAGATCTCAATCTGTAAAAAAAGAACTCAAACTTGTTCATAAAATCGCAGAAGAACGATTTAAAGAAGTGGATGGTTATGCTGATTTACATAAGATCGTAGATACAATGTTAGCTGAAAAGAAAAATCGTAGAACTGAAATTTACGTAGGGACAGTTCGCATTGTTTACTAA
- a CDS encoding LIC10235 family protein, translating to MEPQKVGPGQIDKIADDLKKDPEKSIGNYLFKGFRIQISKYKASGAERVQQLYKRRRAQGLCIVCGTKVTRKNPVTGILYRLCDTHRAEIDQKNKEKAKAKKGK from the coding sequence ATGGAACCACAAAAAGTAGGCCCAGGACAAATCGACAAAATCGCGGATGATCTTAAAAAAGACCCAGAGAAGTCGATTGGGAATTACCTTTTCAAAGGATTCAGAATTCAAATCTCCAAGTACAAAGCGTCTGGAGCGGAGAGAGTTCAACAACTTTACAAAAGAAGAAGAGCACAAGGTCTATGCATCGTTTGTGGTACTAAAGTAACTCGTAAAAACCCGGTAACAGGAATTCTTTACAGACTTTGTGACACTCATAGAGCAGAAATCGACCAAAAGAATAAAGAAAAAGCAAAAGCGAAAAAAGGAAAATAA
- a CDS encoding arylesterase yields MPYFITIVSLLLLFQCGNPSDPEKEKKTGVPTENQTKRILYFGDSLTAGYGLLNYEDAWPHVLTNRINAEGYSYQMTNAGVSGDTTSGGLGRLEWVLAEKPSIFVLELGANDMLRGISPTVTKENLRTMVKQIKSQYPNTKILLVGMMATPNMGKKYASAFNTIYPELAKEENIPLVPFILEKVATIRKLNQKDGIHPTEAGHKLVADTVYPYIKPLLEK; encoded by the coding sequence ATGCCTTATTTCATAACAATTGTATCCCTTCTCCTACTATTCCAATGTGGGAATCCTTCCGATCCAGAGAAAGAAAAGAAAACGGGAGTTCCCACTGAAAACCAAACCAAGCGGATTCTTTATTTTGGAGATTCCTTAACGGCTGGTTATGGCCTTCTGAATTATGAAGATGCTTGGCCTCATGTTCTCACAAATCGAATCAATGCCGAAGGGTATTCGTACCAAATGACCAATGCGGGTGTGTCAGGTGATACAACGAGTGGTGGCCTCGGGAGATTGGAATGGGTGCTCGCAGAAAAACCATCCATCTTTGTTCTAGAATTAGGTGCAAACGATATGTTACGTGGCATAAGCCCAACTGTCACAAAGGAAAACTTACGAACCATGGTGAAACAAATTAAATCACAATACCCAAACACCAAAATACTGTTAGTTGGCATGATGGCAACGCCGAATATGGGGAAAAAATATGCTTCTGCTTTTAATACAATTTATCCTGAACTGGCAAAAGAAGAAAACATTCCACTTGTCCCTTTTATCTTAGAAAAAGTAGCAACCATTCGCAAACTCAACCAAAAGGATGGTATCCATCCTACAGAAGCCGGTCACAAACTCGTTGCCGATACAGTGTATCCTTATATCAAACCCCTTTTAGAAAAATAG
- a CDS encoding DUF3095 domain-containing protein produces MDDFYKNIKPSSQFQSIFEEATIAKVPDDWFVLITDIVGSTKAIEEGRYKDVNTAGGLTAIAVANVYGHMDFPFVFGGDGVTFLLPINLLFPIRSAIADTILQVKSAFGLTMRAGIVPVQELYRAGTELFLTKFKASDHYVQCSLFGTALPLAEQWIKEGKDESYLVRENEKILPADFTGFTCRWKDVPSERGEIVSLIVKPNHSDLEVCKKIVIRVLNFIKSEYGEEKEYHPLSLGQIKLGTGGELRKEAIARTGKHSGFKFTLTLFKIWIERTVMAIAIKWKLPFKSGHYSLDRLKEYQVMSADFRKYDGTLKMVIDGTKKHRLALETFLSQLEAEGLLQYGLFVSNRSLMTCVLKVASSDEVHFVDGADGGFAMAAKSLKEKLKGH; encoded by the coding sequence GTGGATGATTTTTATAAAAACATTAAACCCAGTTCTCAGTTCCAAAGTATCTTTGAAGAGGCTACCATCGCCAAAGTTCCTGATGACTGGTTTGTCCTCATCACAGACATTGTTGGCTCCACAAAGGCAATTGAGGAGGGGAGATATAAAGATGTGAACACAGCTGGTGGTCTTACGGCCATTGCGGTCGCCAATGTGTATGGGCATATGGACTTTCCATTTGTGTTTGGAGGTGATGGTGTCACATTTCTATTACCCATCAATTTATTATTCCCCATTCGTTCTGCCATTGCAGATACGATTTTACAAGTGAAGTCTGCTTTTGGACTTACGATGAGAGCTGGTATTGTTCCTGTACAAGAATTGTACCGAGCGGGAACCGAATTATTTTTAACTAAATTCAAAGCTTCTGATCATTACGTACAATGTTCCCTCTTTGGAACGGCACTTCCACTTGCGGAACAATGGATCAAAGAAGGCAAAGACGAATCCTATTTGGTCCGTGAAAATGAAAAAATCCTACCAGCCGACTTTACAGGTTTTACTTGTCGTTGGAAGGATGTCCCAAGTGAAAGAGGGGAAATTGTGTCTCTCATTGTCAAACCAAACCATTCCGATTTAGAAGTTTGTAAGAAGATCGTAATACGAGTGTTAAACTTTATCAAGTCGGAATATGGAGAAGAAAAGGAATACCATCCTCTAAGCCTTGGTCAAATCAAATTGGGAACTGGTGGAGAACTCAGGAAAGAGGCAATCGCAAGGACTGGCAAACACTCTGGATTTAAATTTACCCTTACCTTATTCAAAATTTGGATCGAAAGGACGGTGATGGCTATTGCCATAAAATGGAAATTACCATTCAAGTCAGGGCATTATTCCTTAGATCGATTAAAGGAATACCAGGTGATGAGTGCTGATTTTCGCAAATATGATGGCACTCTCAAAATGGTGATTGATGGGACCAAAAAACATCGGTTAGCATTAGAAACTTTTTTGTCACAATTAGAAGCGGAAGGTTTATTACAATACGGACTTTTTGTTTCGAATCGGTCACTCATGACCTGTGTCTTAAAAGTAGCATCCTCAGATGAAGTTCATTTTGTAGATGGGGCAGATGGCGGTTTTGCGATGGCCGCCAAATCCCTGAAGGAAAAACTAAAAGGGCATTGA
- the murA gene encoding UDP-N-acetylglucosamine 1-carboxyvinyltransferase, with the protein MSSSYFKIIGKNPLHGTIVPQGNKNEALPLLGALLLWEGDVILENLPEIADVQKLMDVLRHIGVEITSLDTKGSYLFQKKNPVKSDLPYELCSQLRGAVTLAGPILARTGRVFLPKPGGDKIGRRRMDTHLLALEALGAKIEVFPDGYMITADRLFGKDILLDEASVTATENAVMAAVFAEGTTIIRNAASEPHVQGLCRFLQAAGAKIEGIGTNHLTITGVSSLSSPSGGLKHRIGSDYLEVGSFISLAAVTGGEIHITDVNLEDIRMIRMVYSRLGIEVRPTETGILVPSDQKMEIIPDYHGATPKIDDAPWPGFPADMTSVALVTATQCKGTVLIHEKLFESRLFFVDNIIAMGAQIILCDPHRAIVIGANRLYGQRVASPDIRAGMAMIIAALCAEGQSEIHNIVQIDRGFESIDTRLRSLGAQIERIPS; encoded by the coding sequence GTGAGCTCTTCCTACTTTAAAATTATCGGCAAAAATCCACTCCACGGGACAATTGTTCCCCAAGGGAATAAAAACGAAGCACTTCCCCTCCTAGGAGCTTTACTCTTATGGGAAGGAGATGTGATTCTAGAAAACCTACCCGAAATTGCCGATGTCCAGAAACTCATGGATGTACTCCGCCACATTGGCGTGGAAATTACTTCCCTCGATACCAAAGGATCTTACCTCTTTCAGAAAAAAAATCCAGTGAAATCGGATTTACCATATGAACTTTGTTCCCAACTGAGGGGAGCTGTGACTCTAGCAGGACCCATCCTCGCAAGAACCGGGCGTGTATTTTTACCAAAACCAGGCGGAGACAAAATTGGTCGCCGTCGTATGGACACCCACCTCCTAGCTTTAGAAGCCCTCGGTGCAAAAATTGAAGTGTTCCCAGATGGTTATATGATCACTGCTGATCGTTTGTTCGGAAAAGACATCCTCCTAGACGAGGCATCTGTGACCGCTACAGAAAATGCAGTGATGGCAGCAGTTTTTGCAGAGGGAACCACTATCATTCGCAATGCTGCTTCCGAACCACATGTACAGGGACTTTGCCGATTTTTACAAGCGGCAGGCGCCAAAATCGAAGGGATTGGGACAAACCACCTAACAATTACAGGTGTGAGTTCTCTATCCTCTCCGAGTGGTGGTTTAAAACACCGCATTGGGTCAGATTATTTAGAAGTTGGATCCTTTATCAGTTTAGCTGCCGTAACAGGTGGAGAAATCCATATTACCGATGTTAATTTAGAAGACATTCGAATGATCCGAATGGTCTATTCCCGGCTTGGGATTGAAGTGCGACCAACAGAAACTGGTATCCTCGTCCCTTCCGACCAAAAAATGGAAATCATCCCTGATTACCACGGTGCCACTCCCAAAATTGATGATGCACCTTGGCCTGGATTCCCAGCCGATATGACGTCAGTTGCTTTAGTGACTGCCACACAGTGTAAGGGAACCGTTCTCATCCATGAAAAACTCTTTGAATCCAGGCTCTTTTTTGTGGATAATATCATCGCAATGGGTGCCCAAATCATCCTCTGTGACCCACACAGAGCCATTGTGATTGGAGCCAACAGATTATATGGACAACGAGTGGCAAGCCCAGACATTCGAGCGGGAATGGCCATGATCATTGCTGCTCTTTGTGCGGAAGGCCAAAGTGAGATCCATAACATCGTACAAATTGACAGAGGATTTGAGTCAATTGATACAAGGTTAAGGTCACTCGGGGCACAAATCGAAAGAATTCCAAGTTAA
- a CDS encoding glycoside hydrolase family 3 protein — translation MNQVLLRTTFSLFLLFGFFGSSYCFGFYLTELAANERKRWLDEKAWSITNNMSEEELVGQTIHIAIPSKTVDQIALDEIKQTKPGGIILFGKNLGKKEEILSLTENLQIVGKQNGLQPFLISTDQEGGRVFRVQDGITHYPGAMAVGQTGKKEWGEIVGFVTSYELRSLGLNFLFAPVLDINNNPLNPVINTRSFGSDVNRVSEVAVAYEKGARAGGCLPVIKHFPGHGDTTVDSHLGLPIINKSLEDLEKLELVPFKQSIQGGAEAVMSAHIVYPKIDPNFPATLSKTILTDVLRKSLQFDGIIITDAMEMHAISKNYEKDRPGVLTILAGANIVLLTSWGETAKKFKAQLMDAYKKGEFRFVDKEGKERDILKEAVQKQIRKKLELGIYDANSILPTVYEENQKQKEFLTAWEKERNDRYTTLSKSLFFAKEINEDSIRAYPKVVKTSQILPEQTLSFVKNPKLKEVLKSKKIQSVPAKSFGSYVKQKTYTTYIFDSTSEPEILYFVNLAKKFPNKRFLILHGGTPFIQLPEIQNVEYLLSFSLTVGSWEALGVKLTSGKEIPKVDLILLTKESKTPSKGAFPESL, via the coding sequence ATGAACCAAGTTCTTCTACGTACCACCTTTTCTCTTTTCCTTTTGTTTGGATTTTTTGGCTCTTCTTATTGTTTTGGTTTTTACCTCACGGAACTGGCAGCAAACGAACGGAAACGATGGTTGGATGAAAAAGCATGGTCGATCACAAACAACATGTCGGAAGAAGAGTTGGTAGGCCAAACCATCCACATTGCCATCCCTTCCAAAACTGTTGACCAAATTGCATTAGATGAAATCAAACAAACAAAACCAGGTGGAATCATCCTCTTTGGAAAAAACTTAGGCAAAAAAGAAGAGATCCTTTCTCTCACTGAAAATCTTCAAATCGTGGGCAAACAAAATGGCTTACAACCATTTCTCATCTCAACAGACCAAGAAGGAGGCCGTGTATTCCGTGTTCAAGATGGAATCACACATTACCCAGGTGCAATGGCTGTGGGACAAACTGGGAAAAAGGAATGGGGAGAAATTGTAGGTTTTGTCACTTCCTATGAACTTAGAAGTTTAGGTTTGAATTTTTTATTTGCACCTGTTTTAGATATTAATAACAATCCACTAAATCCAGTTATTAACACTCGTTCGTTTGGATCGGATGTAAACCGAGTTTCGGAAGTTGCCGTTGCGTATGAAAAAGGTGCAAGGGCCGGTGGTTGTTTACCTGTGATCAAACATTTTCCAGGCCATGGGGATACTACTGTTGATAGCCATCTGGGACTTCCAATCATCAATAAAAGCCTAGAGGACTTGGAAAAACTGGAACTCGTTCCATTCAAACAATCCATCCAAGGTGGGGCAGAAGCGGTGATGTCTGCTCATATTGTGTATCCCAAAATTGATCCTAATTTTCCCGCCACACTTTCCAAGACAATTCTAACAGATGTTTTACGAAAATCACTTCAATTTGATGGGATCATCATCACTGACGCAATGGAGATGCATGCCATTTCAAAAAACTATGAAAAAGATAGACCAGGTGTTTTAACAATCCTTGCCGGTGCCAATATCGTTTTACTCACTAGTTGGGGAGAAACAGCCAAAAAATTCAAAGCACAATTGATGGATGCATACAAAAAGGGAGAATTCCGCTTTGTAGACAAAGAAGGAAAAGAACGTGACATCTTAAAAGAAGCTGTCCAAAAACAAATTCGCAAAAAATTGGAACTAGGTATCTACGATGCTAATTCCATCTTACCAACAGTATACGAAGAAAACCAAAAACAAAAAGAATTCCTAACGGCTTGGGAAAAAGAAAGGAACGATCGTTACACAACACTCAGTAAGTCACTTTTTTTTGCAAAAGAAATCAATGAAGATTCGATCCGTGCTTACCCAAAAGTCGTAAAAACTTCTCAAATTTTACCAGAACAAACTCTTTCCTTTGTTAAAAACCCAAAACTCAAAGAAGTTTTGAAATCTAAAAAAATCCAATCTGTTCCTGCAAAATCATTTGGGAGTTATGTAAAACAAAAAACATATACTACCTATATATTTGATTCCACATCAGAACCTGAGATTCTATATTTTGTCAATCTTGCCAAAAAATTCCCAAACAAACGTTTCCTTATACTGCACGGAGGAACACCCTTCATCCAATTACCGGAAATTCAAAACGTAGAGTATCTATTATCTTTTTCGTTAACGGTTGGTTCTTGGGAAGCACTTGGAGTGAAACTCACTTCTGGAAAAGAGATTCCAAAAGTGGATTTGATTTTATTAACAAAGGAATCGAAGACACCTTCCAAAGGTGCCTTTCCTGAAAGTTTATAA
- a CDS encoding FliI/YscN family ATPase → MIEKKFTEQIDAISKYLNVVEKIEPIRKSGVVVSVVGNVIYSQGPPDSKVGEILEVERGSDKGYLACVLVGFKDHLYTLMPLGDTQEIFPHAFVFSSGRQITLNAGPELLGRVLNGLGKPIDNKGILITKEERASEPRFLNPLDRPPITDILETGVRAIDGMLTVGRGQRIGIFSGSGVGKSSLLGMIARYTNADVNVVALIGERGREVNEFLHVELGKEALARSVVFVATSDSSKMEQVSCANLACSAAEYFREKGMSVNLYMDSLTRYAEALRELSIGEPVVTKGYASSVFTKMAKLVERAGTSHNGGSITGFYTVLTDAEDDMDDIVADKVRGFIDGHIVLTRKLAEQSHYPAIDVPSSLSRLMQKIVNEDHYMRASIVRELISKYKNSEDIILLNAYVRGADEKIDMAIDKKSQIDDYLRQRIEEKSSYNEAIKKLELILQSSSRTDDEF, encoded by the coding sequence ATGATCGAAAAAAAATTCACAGAACAAATCGATGCCATTTCGAAGTACCTGAATGTCGTCGAAAAAATCGAACCCATTCGCAAAAGTGGGGTCGTTGTTTCTGTTGTGGGGAACGTGATCTATTCCCAAGGTCCACCTGATTCCAAAGTAGGTGAAATTTTGGAAGTCGAACGTGGCTCAGACAAAGGGTATTTGGCATGTGTCCTTGTTGGATTTAAAGACCATCTTTACACCTTAATGCCGTTGGGTGACACTCAAGAAATATTCCCTCATGCCTTTGTATTTTCTTCTGGAAGACAAATTACTTTAAATGCAGGTCCAGAACTTTTAGGACGAGTTTTAAATGGTCTTGGGAAACCAATTGATAACAAAGGGATTCTCATCACAAAAGAAGAAAGAGCATCCGAACCAAGGTTTTTAAACCCACTGGATCGTCCTCCAATTACGGATATTTTAGAAACAGGCGTTCGTGCCATTGATGGCATGTTAACTGTTGGGCGTGGACAACGGATTGGAATTTTTTCAGGTTCTGGAGTTGGTAAATCCAGCTTACTGGGAATGATCGCCCGTTATACGAACGCAGATGTAAACGTGGTTGCTCTCATTGGAGAAAGGGGCCGCGAGGTAAATGAATTTTTACACGTAGAACTAGGGAAAGAAGCATTGGCAAGATCAGTTGTTTTTGTTGCAACTTCTGATTCTTCCAAAATGGAACAGGTAAGTTGTGCAAACCTCGCTTGTTCGGCAGCAGAATATTTCCGTGAAAAGGGAATGTCAGTCAATTTGTATATGGACTCCCTTACTAGGTATGCAGAAGCCCTAAGAGAATTATCGATCGGCGAACCTGTCGTCACAAAAGGATATGCGTCCAGCGTATTTACCAAAATGGCAAAACTTGTCGAACGAGCCGGAACATCACATAACGGTGGCTCCATTACTGGATTTTATACAGTATTAACTGATGCCGAAGACGATATGGATGATATTGTGGCTGACAAGGTTCGAGGTTTTATTGACGGGCATATAGTCTTAACAAGGAAACTTGCCGAACAAAGCCATTATCCTGCCATTGACGTTCCCTCTTCCCTTTCTCGATTGATGCAAAAAATTGTGAATGAAGATCACTATATGCGTGCCTCCATTGTAAGAGAGTTAATCTCCAAATATAAAAATTCAGAAGATATTATTTTGCTCAATGCCTATGTGCGCGGTGCTGATGAAAAAATTGACATGGCAATTGATAAAAAATCGCAAATTGATGACTATTTAAGACAACGAATTGAAGAAAAATCCTCTTACAACGAAGCGATCAAAAAACTGGAACTTATCTTACAATCTTCATCAAGAACTGATGATGAATTTTAA
- a CDS encoding 4Fe-4S dicluster domain-containing protein, giving the protein MKRKDLFREGFKSVFQFTFTKADEISEAIKEVWQEETDQIPKKTSKSNPKPIKKKTKQKSESTLVRKRKTKMFQTLSLPPGATKDFFSLCTGCNECIFACPYAVLFPVTATDSEKTYPHFDPNAKACHLCSDWPCIAACPENALLPYEVSETTPKFGKAKLLKEFCINEKTGESTCNACFVTCPIAKTVKFKGNLPVFAQSSCTGCGLCVETCPSFPKAIQIKLFKSE; this is encoded by the coding sequence ATGAAACGTAAGGATCTTTTCCGAGAAGGATTTAAATCCGTTTTCCAGTTTACCTTTACGAAAGCGGATGAAATTTCCGAAGCCATCAAAGAAGTTTGGCAGGAAGAAACAGACCAAATCCCTAAAAAAACTTCTAAATCCAATCCAAAACCAATCAAAAAGAAAACAAAACAAAAGAGTGAGTCGACTCTTGTTCGGAAACGTAAGACAAAGATGTTCCAAACTCTTTCTTTACCTCCGGGAGCGACAAAAGATTTTTTTTCTCTCTGTACGGGTTGTAACGAATGTATTTTTGCCTGTCCTTACGCCGTCTTATTCCCTGTTACAGCAACAGATTCTGAAAAAACTTATCCACATTTTGATCCAAATGCAAAAGCCTGCCACCTTTGTTCTGATTGGCCATGTATCGCAGCCTGTCCTGAAAACGCATTATTACCGTACGAAGTGTCCGAAACGACACCAAAGTTTGGTAAGGCGAAACTTTTAAAAGAATTTTGTATCAATGAAAAAACAGGGGAATCAACCTGTAATGCTTGTTTTGTTACCTGCCCCATCGCAAAAACCGTTAAATTTAAAGGGAATTTGCCAGTTTTTGCACAATCTAGTTGCACAGGATGTGGTTTATGTGTAGAAACTTGTCCAAGTTTTCCAAAAGCAATTCAGATTAAGTTATTTAAAAGCGAATGA